Within Fibrobacter sp. UWT2, the genomic segment CGCGGGCTCGATTGCTCTTTCGGCGTCGGGAACTGAGGTTGCCGGACTCCATACCGATACCTACTTAGGCGGTGTCGTGGGTTCAGCATGCATTGCTCAGACAAAGGGTTTGGGACTTACGAACGATACGTCGCTTGTCCAGATTACTTCGAAGGTGAAAACTTCTGTTGACGGAGGTAAGCCTTTCAATGGAGCTTATGCTCGTGACAGCGTGTATGTGGGCGGCATAATCGGTTTTGCAAGTATGATGATTGCGAATGAGGCTGCAACCATGTCTCAATTGTATTACGACGGTTCGATTGTGGTCGAGGATAGCCTTAACAACGTGTTTGTGGGCGGTGTTCTCGGTGGCTTTACCAAGACCGAGGGCGCAAAATCCTTGGTGTTTGACGACGTTTACGCTCGCAGTGCCGATGTTCTAATCAAGTATACGGCAAAAGAAGCAGGATCCGTAACGACCTCGAATATTCAAATTGCAAATATTGGTGGTTTGTGCGGTGTATGTAATGAAATTAGCGGCATGAACCGAGTCTCTGTGCAGGGCAATATCAGTGTTGTCGGAAAGCATGCGGGCAACTACCTTTATGTGGGTGGCTTGGTTGGCTATACAGAAGCAAATGAAGTCAGGACCGTTGTTCGGAATACCTTCAGTGTGGGCGATATTTCGGTCACGGCCAATAATGCGTCCGTCGGTTACGAGAAAAAGGTTGGTTATCTGATTGGTAGGGCCCAATTGAACAAGGGCTATGAAATAAAGTCTAGTTACCATTTTGGTGAAGATGACGATGAAACCGTAACATTGCCGATGGGTGTCTTGAATACGGAACTGCTGACAAATGGTTGGCTTAACAGCGACTCCATATCTTATGTGGTGAGAAACGGTTCTGCAACGCAGTATTCGGACCCGCGAAAGAACGGTACCGAAACGACGAAGAACATGAAATCTTCTCAGTTTGCGGGCTTCTTGAATGCCGCTTATACCGATGCAGACGATTACGAATGGGCTTTTGTAAAGGATAATAACGGCAGCCTCCCGTTCTTGAAGTATGGAGCGTACAACGCTGTAGAACCTTCTCCAAGCGAAGTCAAACACCTCGTAAGCTTTGTCGATAAGAACGATAGCCTTATTGATCAACAGCTTGTTGCGCATGGTGGTGCCGCAACAGCACCAGCCAATGTGCCTGTAATCGAAGGTTATACCTTTACGAATACGTGGGATAAAGATTTTGACAATGTTTTAAGTGATTTGACGGTAAAGGCTGTTTATACCAAGAATTCGTATACGGTCCGATTCTTTGACTATGACAATACGCAATTTGGAACGGATCAGAAAGTGCCGTATCAAGAATCCGCAAACGCTCCGGATTCTCCGGAACGTGTGGGCTATGCCTTTGCTGGTTGGGATGATTCGACTTATCTCAGCGTGACTAAGAATCTTGATGTTCATGCGACCTATGTTCCGAAAAAGTACTGGATCGTGTTCAGGAATTATGACGGTTCTGATGTCACTCCTCCCGATTCTTTTGAATTTGGTGCTGTTGTGCCACAGCCGGTCGATTTGTCGCGAGCTCCTACTGCCGAATACACTTACGAGTTTAAGGGCTGGGATCCTGAGGTAGTCAAGGTGAACGGCGATGCAGTGTATACGGCGGTCTACGATTCGACCAAGCGGGTGTATGCAGTAACATTTTTTGATTATGACGAAACTCAGATTGATGATACAGTTTGGGTCGAATACGGTGCTGCGGCCGTTGCGCCTGCCGACCCGACTCGCGATGGTTATAAGTTCACTGGCTGGGACCGTAAATTCGATGTGATTACCAGGAGTGTCGAAGTAAAGGCCACCTACGAAAAACTTCCGGAATCTTCGAGTTCTGTCGAAGTTTCTAGCTCGAGCGAGCCCGAAAGCTCCAGCAGCGTGCAGGTGGTCTCCAGTTCTAGCATGATGGGCGATATCAAGATCGTGGCGCCGACTATTAAAATGTCCGGCAACAACGCTGTGCTCTTGACCTTCAGCACCGAAAACGTGGACGAATCTGCAAAGGCCTACGTGGTGGTGCGTGGCGAAAACGGCGTGCTTCTGGAAGACACTATTCCGGAGTCGATTGTTAACGGCGGACAGTGGGAATTTGCACCTGCGCCGATTGGCAAGTTCACGGTAACGTTGACGGTGGGCGACAAGGTACGCTCCGATGCGACGTACACGGGTTCTTTCGAAGTCGCCTCTGAAATCAAGACTACTCCGGGTAGCTGGCAGATGGTCTCGCTGGCTGCATTCGACCGAATGAAGGTCTCTGTTGACGATGCCGCGTTCTACTGGTGGGATGAAAAGAACCCGGTGGGTGACTACTGGCAGTACCGCGCTTATGATGGTGGTAGCGTCGATGCCACTCGCGGTTTCTGGTACGGTACGACTGACGGTAATCCTCTAGTGATTCGCGAATCGACCGGCTCTAGGGATAGCGAAATCGTGTGGGAACTCGATAGCCTGTACAGCGGTTGGAACCTGGTGGCTAACCCGTACGGCTGGAATGTGAACCTCACGAAGGGCCATGCCGATAACGGTGCCAAGGTTACCTTCTGGCGCTGGGATCCGGTGAAGGGCTATGCCCCGAATCCTCGGGTGATTGGTCCGTACGAAGCCGTGTGGGCAAAGGTGACCAAGTCTACCACCTGGCGCATGTCGGCTGCTCCGGATTTCGAAATCGAAACAAGAACTGCTGACGAGACAAAGAAGGCGATGCACAAGGATGCCGCAGGCGTCAAGGGTGCCTGGAGCCTGATGGTTTCTCTTGCCGACGATTACGGCAGACAGGATTCCTGGAACGTGATTGGTGCCGGCACCGAAGAAAGCCTCGATGAACCGCCTGCAGGCATGGGTAGCCGTGTGTCGCTCGCTATCCGTAATAGCGAAAAGGGCCGCAAGCTTGCCAAGAGCATCAAGGCTGTGGCAAACGAATACCGCTGGGTTCTCGATGTGAGTGCAAACACTGCCCGCGATGGCAAGCTCAAGTTCGAAGGCGTCAAGGACCTGAACGGTAAGGGACTCAAGCTGTTTGTGACCGCAGAGGGCGTGACGACGGAAGTTACGGACGAAAAGGCCATGAATGTGGCTCTCGCCAAGTCCGCCAAGCAGGTGGAAGTCCGCGTGGCCGCAAGCAATGCGGTGGTCGCCTCTCCCAAGATGAGTGGCTTTGGCTCTACCCTTGCGGGTGGCATGCTGCAGCTCGGCTTTACGGCTCCTGAAGCGTTGGCCGGTGCAAATGCAAGCTACGCCGTGGTCGGTGTCGATGGCAAGAAGGTCGCGTCGGGTAGCTTCAAGGCTACGGCCGGTACGAACCAGTTTAGCCTGAATGCTCCGAAGTCTGGCGTGTACTTTGTAAAGATCAAAGTCGGCAGCCAGCAGCTCTCGGGCAAGGTACTTGTGAAATAGCGCACAGAATTTTAAGCAAAAATGTGACACTTGTCAAAAGGCGGGATACCTTCCCGCCTTTTTTCGTGTGTAAATGATTCATTTACAACATATTATGTTATTATTTGCTTATAAAGTGGAAGGTGTATATGAAGAGAACCGCAAAAATATTTGTTGGATTGCTCCTGCTGTTTGCAGGTGGCGCTTTTGCTGATTTGACAAATCCGCTTACTTTTAGCTGTTATGCGCCTGCTGATGTCTATATCTGTGATATTGAACAGGTGACGACGCAAAAGGCAAATACTTACAAGACTTGGGGAAGTTTTTTAACGGCTTTCCAGGAAAGGATTGAAGGGGCTTTGGATATTTCTAAAAATCCGTCTGCAAAGACTACTTTTAGCGGATTTGAAATTCACTTTGCTTCCGATATCGACCTCGGTGGGTACAACAAAACAAACGGTGCTTGTAAGGATGCGAGTTTTGCTCCTATGAATTTTGGACCGCTTGCGTTCCAGCCGACGATTGATGGTGAAAATCATATCATCAAAAATTTCTGCTATATCGCCGAAGATAAAAATGCTTCGTTCTTTTCGAGTCTGAGCAATTCGACGGTCAAGAATGTCACATTCCTCAATGCCTATGTCAAGGCGAAAACGGTATCCGCAGGGAATAGTTGCGGTTCTCTCTGTGATGCGGCTGTTGTGACCAATACGGCGGAACAAGTTGCCTTTGAAAATGTGGCGGTAAAAGGTGCGTCCGTGTATGGTTGGCAAACCTCAACTTTGGCGGTAACTGCTAAAGCTGTGTCTACTGACTTGAACACGCCTGCGATTTCGCTTTCTCATGTTACCATTCAGGATGTGAATTTATCCATGACTCGGGATGTTATTGCCGAATATTCGGATGCAGAATATCGTTATGATTCGCAATCGGCGAGTGGCGGCGTTGTCGCTAATCTCAGAGGTCATTTTAAAATGGATGATAGCCTCAAAGTGCTGAATTTGAGTGCTCCTGATTCTATTTCAAAAGTCTTTAAGGATGTTACGAATAAAGAATATGTTGGGAATCGTTATGTTGGTGGTATTGCTGGGTATTTTGCCCCCTCGGCAGATGATGCTGATTTTGATTTAGACAGTATAGAGGTGTCTGCAGCATTGAGCGGCCTTTGGGTAGGCGGCTTGTTTGGAAAGATTTATATTAATACTCAACCTACTAGTGTTTATGATGTCATGATTGAGGGGTCGTCTAGTTTTAAGGTAAAGGACTCGAAGGTGACCTTGAATTCGCCCTTTTATTTAGGGGGCAATCTCGGGAAGAATAATGACAAGAATCGCTATTTCGGTGGTCTTGTAGGTGAATTGATTTGGTGGAAGGGTCCTGTTTTGTTATTGAATAACACAGTCGATGTTTCGGCGGATTGGCATGGGGATAAGGAATATTCGAATGCCGTCTATATGGGTGGACTTGTTGGACTTGTTACAGGTGGAAAAGAGGTTTCGGTTGTTGACGTTTCGGCTGAAAATGATACGGTGACGGCTGAAATGCGGACGTCTTCAAAAAGTGTTTATGCAGGCGGAATTTTGGGAAGAGTGGGTCTTGAAACTGATGATAATGGCATTAGCGGTAATGTTCGTATTTCTGCATCAAGAGTCAAGGCGAAAGAATCGAATTTAATTACGACTACTGCAAGTGAAATAATTACGGTCAATGCGAGCTATTTGGTGGGTAATGCGGTGAGTCGGGGAGGAGTTTTTGAAATTCAACGAAATCATTCCGAAGGAAATGTTAATATCAATAACGACATGTTGTCGGCATCGGGGGCCGTGGGCGCCGAAATAGGTTTAGGGTGGTCTAGTGGTGCTTATATATACAACAATACCTCTGTGGGTAATTTACTTGTAAAAAAAGTGATCGGGAATACAATGAGTTTAAGGATTACCCAGGGGTATGTTGCAGGGCGGCTTACGTGTGAGGATCCTGACTCAAAAATCAAATTAGGTAACAATATTCATTATGGCACAAGTGATATAGGCGTTTTTCGTGCGGTTGACACGTTGAAAATCGCTGGCCAGGCCCATAATGCTTCGACTTGGAATAAAACGTATTCGTCGTCGGTGGATGTGCGCTACAATTACCGAAATGCATTGAAAGGCGATTCGGCGTTGGCCGCCGATGGCTCGCTGAAAAAGAATGGCTCTGGTGAAATTATTGTGAACAAGAATACGGGTGATTCTTGGTATAACGGTGTTATTGATGCCGATGCCATGAAGACGCGCCTATTTACCTATGTGATGAACGCAACACAACCGACTGGTGCGTATGCGACTTCTTGGGAAAACGATGATGATGGCGATTTGAAAATTTCAAAAACCCGTACGGCGTACCAGTTAAAGATCAAACTTGATCAAGTGTATGATAAGTTGACAGACGCGGACAAGGAATCGTTAGAGGGTTACCTTGATGACCAAGGTGAGTGCCTTTATGCCTATACCGAAAAAGATGGTCATTTAAGTCAAGACTTTGTAGATAAAATGAAATCGCTTAGTGTTGGCTATGGCTTGGTGCAGGGAAGTAGTGTGTTTGATCTTAAAACCACAATGACCGAAGATAATGTTGCCACAGCGGTGTTGAATAAAACCATTAAGGTTGTCTATGAAAAACAAACGCAATCTGGTATGAAGATTTCTTATAGTCCTTTGGAAAAAGAATACGATTATTTCGTTTACGTTTGGCCTAAGGTAGAGGAAGTTTCCCTTTTCAATACGACGGGTGTTGTGCCTTTGGTGGACAATGGTGGAACTGTTAGATTGTATTTATCTGCGGTCTATGTGTGCGATGACGAAGAAAATTGCCAAAATCCGTATCCGCAAACACCACATGTCTTCTCAAATTCGACAATGGATTTTGAAAGCGTTGTTGAACCTGTGAGAGGCTACTTGGCAAATAGTTCCTCCAAAACATTGCACTTAGTGTATGCGTCTTTTAATCAGGATTCGAATTTGAATTTTCCGACAATTATGTTTGAAAATGAAAGTAAAGATTACCCTGTAACGGTTTCTGGAATTGTAAAAGGAGTGTATGCTGAAGGAGAGGCTACCCTTAGGCGCAAATCTGAAATTCAGCCGAAAAAATCTTCAGACCAAAATGTGATGTATTCTAGCTATGAAATAAATACCATTCCTGGTTACAGATTAAAAAGTTGGGATGTTGAGCTTACTTTGAATGGTGCGACTGTGCCCGTGTTGTCTGTCACATTGGATTCAAATGAATTGCTTGATTTGAATGATGTCTTGATGGCTGCGGCTGAAGCAAGACGGTCATCTCAATTGCAATCTACGTTTCCTGTAATGGCGTATCGTGCTAAAGTGACTCCTGTGATTGAAGCAATCCAATATGAGGTAACGTTTGATGTGAATCCGGGCGAACATTCCGTGTTCATTACCAAAGATTGGCCGGACACGAATGTGTTTTCTCGCGAAAGTGGAAAGTCTACACTTCCGTATTTGTACAGTACGGATGCCTGCTTTGAAGGCTGGAATGATACAAAGGAAATCAATGAAGGCTGTTCCTATGCGGTTGACGAACGCTTGCTTGGTGAGGTAAATACAACCGGTGACAAGATGAATCTTGTGGCTCATTGGAAGACTTGCAGTAATCCGCCTGTGTTGACGAAGATGAACCTGGTTGTGCAGAACAACGAGGGTGTCAAGGGAGAATATGGCACGATTTCTTTGAGGCAAGAATATAAGGGATTCGCTTCTGAAAATGCTACAAAGATTTCGCATGAATTCAAAAATTCCGAAATGCAAATTCCTGTAGCAGATGGTAAGTCCATGACGTTCCATGTGTCGTCTGCTCCTAAAGAAGGCTATGCGCTTGCCAGAATAAATCTTGAAATAAAGGTGAACGAGGGTACGGATGAAGAAAAAACGACTGTCCGGTTCCTGCACGATGATACGGTCTTTACGATTACGCCGAAAAGCGGTATGAGCTACACGCTTTATGCTGTGTTCGGTGGATACATATTTGTTTCCTTGAATCAAGACCGCAAAGACGTGTTTCACGGGGTGAATTCCAGCACGGATGATCCTGTTCAAGTTGTAAAAGGGGGCACGACGATTTTACCTGCCTGGATATATACGGTAGATGAATGCGTACTCGGCTGGTACAAAAAGGCAGGAAATGGCTCCTATGTCCGTGATGTGGTGGATAACGAAATCCTGTTGAATGTTTTGGACGGTGACAAGGATTTGTATGCCGTATGGGGCGATGCTGCCGCTTGTGTGGCCGAGGCGGGCTACAGCCGATTGACTTTGGAATCTAAAAATGGCGACGTACAGTTTATCGAAGCTGATGGCAAGGGCTCGATGTTAATGCATTCGTTTGGAAGTGACAATACGATGCTTTTGCCGGATATGAAGCAAAACCCTGGGTGGAAAGTTCATGGCGCTCCTAGAAAGGGCTATGCACTGGATTCGTTAGTGTTTGACGTGGGTGCGGAACATTTCAGCCTTCGTGAAGGAGATTCTTTGCCGGGAAATATGAATGGCGAACTCGTTGCGAAAGCATATTTCTCTAAACCCAAGAATCCCGCAGTTCCTGATAGTTTTGAATATGACTCGCTCCAGTTTGTGCGTCGTGAATTTCAACAGTCGGGGAACGCGGTGCGCTTGATTCTTGAAACGAATGATTTCAACGTAAAGCAAGCGGCTGAATTGCAGGTGTTTTTGATGGATTCGCTAGACGTTGTTCTGGATAGCACTCCTGCCGTAGAAATCGGCGAAACGCCTTACAAGTATCCCTGGACGAAGTATCCGCTCGTGCCGGGAACGTATAAACTTAAGGCAACACTTGACGATGGTCGAGAGGAAACCTCGTTTGACACCTCCTTTACGGTAGGTGCCGAGATTGCGGTGGCTCCGAATACTTGGCAGATGGTCTCGCTTTCGGATGTGGACGAAAGTGCGATTGTGTGGGACGACGATCAGGCGTTCTATTACTGGGACGAATCTGCCGAATATGGCGTTATCTGGAAGTACCAAAAGTACGATGGCGGCGTGGTGAACCCGCAACAGGGCGTGTGGTACAATTCCTCGGAAGGTCGCCCGCTAGTGTTGCGCAAGGATGCGGCGACGGGTAGCAACGTGGCCCAGGGAACCCACGAAGTTGTGTGGAAACTGGAACGTGGCTGGAATATGGTGGCAAACCCCTATGGTTGGAATGTTTCGCTGGACCGGGATTTTGATGAAATGTACAAATGGTCTGCTGAAACCGGATTTGGTAAGGTTTCTGGGCTTGCTCCGTACGAAGCGGTATGGCTGCGTTCTGATACCACGGGAACGGTTCGCTTTGAGGCGGTGCCGTTTGATGTGGCTGTGAATGCCAAAGGCTTGCAGAAGACAGCCTTGGCGAAGGCGACTCGCGAAAACTGGACTCTGCAGGCTGTGCTTGAAGATACCAAGGGACATCGCGATTCCTGGAATGTCCTTGGCGTGGGTGAGGCCAAGGAATGGGAAGAACCGCCTGCAGGCATGGGCGACTACGTGAACCTGTCGGTGGTGGAGGGTAAAAAAGCCCTGTTGAAGTCTATCAAGAGCGCCGACGAAGACCGCTATGAATGGAATTTGGCCTTGAGTGCGACGACTGACCGCGTGGGTTACCTCAAGTTCGAGGGTGTTGATGCCCTGAACGAGATGGGGCTGAGGGTCTATGTGACGATTGACGACAAGATCGCTGAAATGGTCGCCGGGGACAGTCTGAGAGTCCTGCTTAAGGCTGAGGGCTCTACGGCGACCGTCCAAGTGACCTCGTCCGAAGTCAGGACCGTCGCCTCGAACCTTGAAAATCTGCGTTTTGCCCGCCTTCCGGGCGCCCTCCAGGTCGGGTTCGACGTTTCTAGCGACCTGGCCGGCGCCGGCTACCAGGTGCAGCTGGTGGACCTTAAGGGCCAGGTGGCCGCCTCGTACCGTGGAAAGGCCTCCGAAGGCCATAACACGCTCGCACTTACAGCCCCGAAACCGGGCCTGTACCTGCTCCGCGTGTCCCTCGGCCGCCACCACGCCATCCGTAAGGTCGCGGTACATTAGTAATCTTGCCATTAGTGCGGCTTTTTTCTAAATTTGGCCGCACTATGACAAAGGCTAAATTCATCAAGTTCATCATCGCGTCGGTGCTTGCCATCGTCGCCCTCTTCTTGCCCTACGAATCCCTCGGATTCGATGCCGCAAGCCCCATGGGAATCCTCAACCCCCTCGAAATTCGTGTGATTGGCGTTTTCGTGATGGCCGCTCTGTTCTGGATTCTTCAACCGTTCCCGATCTGGTCGACCTCGGTGCTCGTCATCGTGCTCATGATCGTGACGATGTCTGATTCGTCCTTGACGCCCTTCCGCGTGGACGGCGTGACGATGATTAGCCACAAGTCCATTATGGCAACGTTTGCCAACCCCATCATCATGCTCTTCTTGGGCGGCTTCTTCCTCGCTGCAGCAGCCACCAAGTACAAGATGGACTTGAACCTCGCTCGCGTGCTCCTGAAGCCCTTCGGCAAGAACCCGAAGTTCGTGCTTCTCGGCCTCATGCTCATTACTGCCGTGTTCTCCATGTTCATGAGCAACACCGCTACCGCTGCCATGATGCTTGCCATCCTCGCTCCGGTGCTCAAGCTCTTTGACGAAAGCGACCGCGGTAAAGCCGCCTTTGCCCTTGCTATTCCGCTGGGCGCCAATATCGGTGGTATGGGTACCCCGATCGGTACGCCTCCTAATGCTATCGCCCTTGGTGCCTTGAACGACGCTATCGCCCGTGGCGACCTCGTTGCCAACCAGGTGACCTTCGGCCAGTGGATGGCTTTCGGTATTCCGTATGTGATTATTTTGATGGTGATCGCTTGGGTCCTGCTCCTCAAGATCTACCCGATCAAGATGAAGGAAATGGTCCTGAACATTGAAGGTGCCGGCAAGTTTGACACCAGCCCCAAGGCCATTATCGTGTACATTACCTTTGTCCTGTGCGTTATTTTGTGGGTGACCGGTAAGGGTGTCCACGGCATTAACGATAACGCAATTGCTATGATCCCGATGGCTGTGTTTGCCTTGACCGGCGTGATCACTAAGAAAGACCTGAACGCAATGAGCTGGGACGTGCTCTGGCTCGTGGCTGGCGGTTTCGCTCTGGGTGTTGGCCTCAACGCTACTGGCCTTGCCGCTCACTTGATCAAGACGATTCCGTTTGCAAGCTGGTCTCCGATCGCCCTCATGGTGGGTTGCGGTATCATCTGCTTGTTCATGGCTAACTTCATGAGCCACACTTCTACCGCTACCTTGCTGGTGCCGATTCTTTGCGCCGTGGGTATCGCTTGCCAGGGCAACCTGACTGGCCTCGGTGGCGTGACCGCTCTCCTCGTGTCCGTTGCTTTCGCAAGCTCTCTCGGCATGAGCCTCCCGATTTCTACTCCTCCCAATGCACTTGCCCACGCGACGGGTTATACCGATACGCGCGGCATGGCCATTACCGGTGTCGTCATGGGCCTCGGTGGCTTGGTGCTTTCCTGGGTGATGATGATTGTCCTTGCGAAGGTTCACTTCTTCGGATAATCAAAGGACATACTCCTTAAAAAAACGAAAGCCGTCCCTTTGGGGGGACGGCTTTTGCTTTATGTAGTGCAGATATTTTCGGTGCAGGGTACGAAAAAAGCTCCGCTTTTGCGGAGCTTCTTCGAGTGGTCGATACAGAACTCGAATCTGTGACCTCTACCATGTCAAGGTAGCGCTCTAACCAACTGAGCTAATCGACCGAGGTGAGACCAAATATAGAAAAGGGTTTTTCTTTTGTCAAGGTATTTTCCGCATTATCTTTCGTCTGCGGGGACCCAATAGCGCAGTCTTCCCTTGAAATGGAGGGGCGGAAGGCTGTCGCTGCAAGATCCGGAGCGGCAATCCTTGAAATA encodes:
- a CDS encoding InlB B-repeat-containing protein; amino-acid sequence: MKAKIGLFLFTMLVMTGMGFAAPGAAAETPKSYYNLTTYVVPSETPWGYYSAGSGKTTLVLSQGSAPCTSTDWSLTYNGTEYKSNGKNIGHYYTTGPTFPGMPGGGVTMFSNEGECIASVEDTPANLATMLEQKWINGGTSMRKVPLELWSDIDLKEFAANTGVGKCAVNHVPLPMMDSTSFNGNGFTISHLCYAATVTSESPMESPVGFFKMAENVSLKNVKLNDVRIYIDGESADGSDYYPVGAFAGAVNLVSIDSVTLANDSIQAPFAGGLVGLVRNSTISNITGDDDINISNIVSITTGHAGSKEILQSAGHNVFLGGIAGVAIRTQSEEDATFVNDSVKVDVHDYATGHKSTLGGIAGLYQTIGGTAEKLNVYTKRKEGGETIPTKISGGASMGGLFGVLYVPRDYNVPTAGHFVATDNKFDGKIYDAASPNMIAVGGILGLDSTESGTSVHVKNSVSSIDVKDSLKVPGSYQYYAGGIVGYGATCIQGGANGDDFLSVSGVKTAGSIALSASGTEVAGLHTDTYLGGVVGSACIAQTKGLGLTNDTSLVQITSKVKTSVDGGKPFNGAYARDSVYVGGIIGFASMMIANEAATMSQLYYDGSIVVEDSLNNVFVGGVLGGFTKTEGAKSLVFDDVYARSADVLIKYTAKEAGSVTTSNIQIANIGGLCGVCNEISGMNRVSVQGNISVVGKHAGNYLYVGGLVGYTEANEVRTVVRNTFSVGDISVTANNASVGYEKKVGYLIGRAQLNKGYEIKSSYHFGEDDDETVTLPMGVLNTELLTNGWLNSDSISYVVRNGSATQYSDPRKNGTETTKNMKSSQFAGFLNAAYTDADDYEWAFVKDNNGSLPFLKYGAYNAVEPSPSEVKHLVSFVDKNDSLIDQQLVAHGGAATAPANVPVIEGYTFTNTWDKDFDNVLSDLTVKAVYTKNSYTVRFFDYDNTQFGTDQKVPYQESANAPDSPERVGYAFAGWDDSTYLSVTKNLDVHATYVPKKYWIVFRNYDGSDVTPPDSFEFGAVVPQPVDLSRAPTAEYTYEFKGWDPEVVKVNGDAVYTAVYDSTKRVYAVTFFDYDETQIDDTVWVEYGAAAVAPADPTRDGYKFTGWDRKFDVITRSVEVKATYEKLPESSSSVEVSSSSEPESSSSVQVVSSSSMMGDIKIVAPTIKMSGNNAVLLTFSTENVDESAKAYVVVRGENGVLLEDTIPESIVNGGQWEFAPAPIGKFTVTLTVGDKVRSDATYTGSFEVASEIKTTPGSWQMVSLAAFDRMKVSVDDAAFYWWDEKNPVGDYWQYRAYDGGSVDATRGFWYGTTDGNPLVIRESTGSRDSEIVWELDSLYSGWNLVANPYGWNVNLTKGHADNGAKVTFWRWDPVKGYAPNPRVIGPYEAVWAKVTKSTTWRMSAAPDFEIETRTADETKKAMHKDAAGVKGAWSLMVSLADDYGRQDSWNVIGAGTEESLDEPPAGMGSRVSLAIRNSEKGRKLAKSIKAVANEYRWVLDVSANTARDGKLKFEGVKDLNGKGLKLFVTAEGVTTEVTDEKAMNVALAKSAKQVEVRVAASNAVVASPKMSGFGSTLAGGMLQLGFTAPEALAGANASYAVVGVDGKKVASGSFKATAGTNQFSLNAPKSGVYFVKIKVGSQQLSGKVLVK
- a CDS encoding DASS family sodium-coupled anion symporter is translated as MTKAKFIKFIIASVLAIVALFLPYESLGFDAASPMGILNPLEIRVIGVFVMAALFWILQPFPIWSTSVLVIVLMIVTMSDSSLTPFRVDGVTMISHKSIMATFANPIIMLFLGGFFLAAAATKYKMDLNLARVLLKPFGKNPKFVLLGLMLITAVFSMFMSNTATAAMMLAILAPVLKLFDESDRGKAAFALAIPLGANIGGMGTPIGTPPNAIALGALNDAIARGDLVANQVTFGQWMAFGIPYVIILMVIAWVLLLKIYPIKMKEMVLNIEGAGKFDTSPKAIIVYITFVLCVILWVTGKGVHGINDNAIAMIPMAVFALTGVITKKDLNAMSWDVLWLVAGGFALGVGLNATGLAAHLIKTIPFASWSPIALMVGCGIICLFMANFMSHTSTATLLVPILCAVGIACQGNLTGLGGVTALLVSVAFASSLGMSLPISTPPNALAHATGYTDTRGMAITGVVMGLGGLVLSWVMMIVLAKVHFFG